The region GTCTCGATCTCGTCGATGTCGTTCTGGACGCCGGAGACGACGGGGACGTAGCCGTCGACCACGGAGTCGAGGATCGCGTAGAGGACGGCCTCGGGACCGAGTTTCAGCAGCTCCGGGGTGTCCTCCATGCGGCGGCGCACCGCCGACAGGTCCGGCGCCGCGCCGTGCCGGACGGTGATCACGAAGTCGGGGCCCACGAAGACGTGCAGTTCGCCGAAATAGACCTCCTCGGCCGCGTCCAGATAGCGGGCCGCGCTCAGGACGACGAAGAGCGTGTCGCCGTAGCGCTCCAGCTTCGGACGCTGGTGTGCCTCCATCGCGTCCTCGACGGCGAGTGGATGCAGGTCGAACTCGGCCGCCAGGGAGAGGAGTTCGGCCTCCGTGGGGCGGGCCAGGCCGATCCAGGCCATGCCGGAGGGCTGGTCGCGCAGCTCTCGGAAGGTGTCGGCGAGGGAGGCGGGGGTCGAGACCCGTACGCCGTCGCGGTACAGGGCCGCCTGTACGACGCTGTCGGCGGCGGCGGGTTCCGGCTCCGGCGGGTCGGCGCGCGGCGCCGGGGGTGTCACGCCGGTCGCGGCCGGCGGGTTCAGGGCGCGTCGCCAGACGGGCTTTCTGCCGTTCTTGGCGGTCGGACGGGGGCGTCGCTCGGACATTGCGGCTGCCTCCCAGGTCGCTGGTACGTCGCTGTGATCACGGAGAAGGATATACGGGTCAAATGTCGCGGGCGGGCAGTGGGCGTACCGTCCGGGCGGCCGTGCCCGTGGAGAGCCTCACGGCTTGCGGACAGAAGGTGTCCGCAAGCCTCGTTAGCGTGCACAGCATGACGACGAAGGTGGAGGCGAAGGTGAAGACGGAGACGAGCGGGGTGGACGGGAGTAGGAAGGGTAGCGGTGGCGGGAGTAGGAACAAGGGGCGCGGCGTCGGCGCCCACCCCGCGCCCGTACTCGACCCCCGCGCCCTCAACCGCGCGACCCTCGCCCGCCAGCTCCTGCTGCGCCGGTCCGCCGGGCGTGGCGTGGCGGACGCCGTCCGGCACCTCGTGGGTCTTCAGGCGCAGAACGTGAAGCCGCCGTACTACGCACTCGCCGCCCGACTGGAAGGGTTCCGGCCCGAGGAACTGTCGACGGCCATGGAGGACCGTGCCGTCGTCCGCATCGTGACCCTGCGCTCCACCATCCACACCCACACCGCCGACGACGCCCTCACCCTGCGACCGCTCGTGCAGGGGGCCCGCGACCGGGAGCTGAACAACTTCCGCAAGGGGCTCGCGGGTGTCGACCTGGACCGGCTCGCCGTCATCGCTCGGGAGCTGGTGGAGGCCGAGCCGCGCACGATGAAACAGCTCCGTGAGGAACTGCTCGTCCACTGGCCGGACGCCGACCCCTTCGCGCTCTCGGTCGCCGCCCGCTGCCGGCTGCCGCTCGTCCAGGTCACCCCGCGCGGACTGTGGGGCCGCAGCGGCCAGGTCGCGCTGACCACCGCCGAACACTGGCTGGGCCGTCCCACCGAGCCGTCCCCGGGCCCCGACGCGGCCGTCCTGCGCTACCTCGCCGCGTTCGGGCCCGCCTCCGTGAAGGACATGCAGACCTGGGCGGGGCTGACCCGGCTGCGCGAGGCGTTCGAACGCCTGCGCCCGCGACTGCTCACCTTCCGTGACGAGAACGGCGTCGAACTCTTCGACCTCCCCGACGCGCCCCGCCCCGACGCCGACACCCCGGCCCCGCCCCGCTTCCTGCCCGAGTTCGACAACCTGCTCCTCGCGCACGCCGACCGCTCCCGGGTGGTGCCCGCCGGCCTCAAAGGGCGTACCTGGGCGGGCAACCAGGCGTACTGCACGCTGCTCGTCGACGGCTTCCTGGGGGGCCTGTGGCGACAGGAGGGGGAGGTGCTCACCATCGAACCCTTCGGCCGGCTCACCAAGGTCCAGCGGGAGGAGGTGGTTGCGGAGGCCGAGGGGCTGCTCCGGACACTGTCCGGCGCGTCGGCGTCGTACGACATCCGCTTCGGGACCGTGGCCGCGTAAGCCATGTACGTCACCCGAGCCATGTACGTCACCCGAGCCATGTACGTCACCCGAGCCATGTACGTCACCCAGGCCACCTACATAACCCGAACCCCATACGTCACCCGAGCCGCGCACGCCACAGGAGTCGCGTAGCGCCCGTACGACCGTCCGGGGCACTCAGTCCGCGCGACCCGTCACCGCCACCGTCACCCCGAGCCCGATCAGGGTGCACCCGCCCGCGCCCCCGATCAGCGACAGCCGACGGTCCGAGCCGGCGAACCAGGAGCGGGCCGCGGACGCCGTCAGCCCCCACAGGGTGTCGGTGACCAGCCCGATGGAGATCGGGATCAGACCGAGCACCA is a window of Streptomyces sp. NBC_00271 DNA encoding:
- a CDS encoding magnesium and cobalt transport protein CorA translates to MSERRPRPTAKNGRKPVWRRALNPPAATGVTPPAPRADPPEPEPAAADSVVQAALYRDGVRVSTPASLADTFRELRDQPSGMAWIGLARPTEAELLSLAAEFDLHPLAVEDAMEAHQRPKLERYGDTLFVVLSAARYLDAAEEVYFGELHVFVGPDFVITVRHGAAPDLSAVRRRMEDTPELLKLGPEAVLYAILDSVVDGYVPVVSGVQNDIDEIETEVFRGDPEVSRRIYELSREMVEFQRATRPLVGMLHGLMAGFAKYGTEEELQRYLRDVADHVTHTSERVDGFRQALTDILTVNATLVTQQQNAEMRALAEAGFEQNEEIKKISSWAAILFAPTLVGTIYGMNFDSMPELHWVLGYPFAIVLMAVVCTSLYVIFKRKDWL
- a CDS encoding winged helix DNA-binding domain-containing protein, producing the protein MTTKVEAKVKTETSGVDGSRKGSGGGSRNKGRGVGAHPAPVLDPRALNRATLARQLLLRRSAGRGVADAVRHLVGLQAQNVKPPYYALAARLEGFRPEELSTAMEDRAVVRIVTLRSTIHTHTADDALTLRPLVQGARDRELNNFRKGLAGVDLDRLAVIARELVEAEPRTMKQLREELLVHWPDADPFALSVAARCRLPLVQVTPRGLWGRSGQVALTTAEHWLGRPTEPSPGPDAAVLRYLAAFGPASVKDMQTWAGLTRLREAFERLRPRLLTFRDENGVELFDLPDAPRPDADTPAPPRFLPEFDNLLLAHADRSRVVPAGLKGRTWAGNQAYCTLLVDGFLGGLWRQEGEVLTIEPFGRLTKVQREEVVAEAEGLLRTLSGASASYDIRFGTVAA